In Spirochaetota bacterium, the genomic window CATCCACATGGCGACCGTCGAATCGGTCCGGCCCAACGGGCTCTTCGTGCGGCTCGCGAACGGAATGTCGGGCTACGTTCCGCGCGAGGAATGCGCGGTCAAGAAGGGCACCGATCTCCAGACCGTGTACTCCGCGGGCAAGGAGATCAAGATCGCGGTCAAGTCGATCGACAGGGAAAACAAGAAGCTGAAGGCGAGCGAGCTCGACGCGATCAAGAAGGAAGAGCGCCAGGACTACGAGCGCTTTATGAAGGACACGAGCGCGCCGGCAGACGCGAACATGTCGCCTTTCGGCAGGCTCATCAAACAGAGGTTTGAGGAAATTCAGAAGAAGGCGCCGGGCGCCGATAATACCTGATTCCTAGGCGGGTTCCACCGCTATGGCGAACAGGCCCATGGGCGAGGAAAACCTCATCGTCGCGGGCGGAAGATCGCCCTCCTCCAGGCATGCGCGCCGCGGAACCGACAGGCACACCTCGCCATCACGCGCGGAGACCGCGCTTCCCGCAATGATATTCGCCATCTCGCCGATAATATCGTAATCCGCATCGGCGCCATAGTTGTCCCGCGCCCCCAGCCTCTCCTTCATGGACTCGACCGTACTCCGGTCGACGATAAGCGAAAGGCGTTTCCTGCCGTGGAAGTCCATCGTAATGTCCACACCCAGGCATTCGGACATGCAAATCCCCCGGTCACCGCGCTGCTTGTGAAGCCTGCTGCCGAAGAACAGCTTGAAGACCCTCCGCGCCGATTTTTCGAGCTCATGGTTGAGGTCGTGCATGTCGTTTCCCCCCTCGCCCGGCTGGCTTGGTGCGCCCGCCGGTGATATCAGTACTATTTTCGGAGAGAAACGGCGGGGGCATAAGCGTTTCTGCGGATCGATGCCATCCACTCCCACGGTCAGAACAAGTTCCTCAAGTCCCACGGAGTGGGGGATATGGGGAGTGAAGAGATGGAGGAGATAAAGGTTTCCAAGGCCCCCCATACCCCCCGACGGGGGGCAATGACATCTCCCGAGGATAGAAAATGCATATTCTGCCGAGTGCTGAAGTCCCCCTTTGGGGGATTTAGGGGGCCTCCTGAGGAAGTTTTCGTGATATGGGTAATGATCCGCCGGGGGGAATGGGGGGCTGGCGGGACAGCGCCGCTGCGCTAGAAATTGACACAGAGAAAGGCGATGTCGTCGGCGCGCTCGTCCAGGGGGGCGAACGCGTTGAGCTCGGCAAGGAGCTTGTCGCAGAACTCCTCCCCGGGGATAGCGGCGTTCTGGCGCAGGAAGGTCGCGAGCCTGGACTCCCCGAAGTACTCGTCCTTGCGGTTCCTGAGCTCGGTGATGCCGTCGGTGTAGAGGATCATCGTGTCGCCCTCCTCTACGCGCAGCGCCTTCTCCCCATAGGTGTCCTTCTCGGAAATCCCCAGGAACAGGCCGTCGGTGTCCAGCGCGATCACCTTGCCGGTGCGGCGCCGGAAGTAGAGGGGCCGGGCGTGCCCGGCGTTGGTGAAACGAATGGTCTCGTCGGAAGGATCATAAATGAGATAGAAGGCGGTCAGGTAGTGCGTGTCCATGAGAAACTCGCGCATCTCGTTGTTGACCCGGGACAGGAGCTCCTTCGTGGAGCGGTACCCCATGGCGTAGACGCTGAACAGGGTTTTCGACATGCTCATCACCAGCGCCGCGGGTATGCCGTGTCCCGTCACGTCGGCAATGACCAGGCCCACACCGCCGCCGGGGAGCTGGTAGCAGTCGAAGAGGTCCCCGCCTATGTTGGCTATGGGCAGATAGCGCCCGCTTATCGCCGGCCGCGGGATGGCGCTGAAGTCGCGCGGGATGATATACTGCTGAAGGCGTTTTGCGTATTCCAGTTCGCGCTCTATCTGCATATTTTTCAGATACAGCTCGTCGTGCGCCGATTTGAGCCGCAGGAGGGAGTTTACCCGGGCTATGAGCTCCTTCTCGTTGAGGGGCTTCAGGAGAAAGTCGTCGGCGCCCACCGTGAGGCCCTTGATCTTGGAATTCAGGTCGTCGGAACCCGTCATGAGGATTACCGGGATGAAATCGGCGGTCTCCCTGGCCTTGAACGCCTGGAGGAACCCGAACCCGTCCATGTTAGGCATAACTATGTCGACGAGGACCAGGTCGAACGGTTCCTTTTCCAGGGCGCGCAAACCCTCCACGCCGTCGGTGGCCTCGACGATGCGCATGTTGAGCTTCGAGAGGGTCCCCTTCACGATCGCCCTGCTGAGCCTGCTGTCGTCGATAACGAGGACCGAGCGTCCTTCGGTGGCGGGGTTATTGTGGTTCAATGGCATCGTCTACCTTCCAGGGGAATCGTTCAGCCGGATGCATAGATGGTTCATTCGGGACGGGAAGAGCGCGCCCCCGCATGTAAGTATATCAACCCCCGCCATATTTTCAATCATATTAACGCTTCACGGCTCCCGCGGCGGCCTTTTTTCGGGATCGGAACCTTTAGCAGCGGTAAGATTATGCTTGCGCAGCCGGCATTCGAACTTCACCATGTCGCTCTCGTGCGGCAAAGACGTGAGAAAAGAAGATGTGGGGATTGATGAGATGGAAGCATGGTCTCGATGAAGGGCGCACCCGGATCATGCGTTGTCTGAAAAGTTCAGGAGGAACCGACATCAAAGCGATACTGTTTGACATAGACGGCACCATTCTGCGATGCCAGGGGGCCGGGAAGCGCTCGCTCGAGCGCGCCGCCCTCGAAGTGTTCGGGACCACGGGCGCAATGGACACGGTCCATTTCCAGGGGAAGACCGATCCCTGGATCATTTACGCGTCGCTGGAGCCCGCCGGGTTCGCGCGCGAAGAAATCGCGGGAAGGATGGAGGCGCTCAAGGAGCGCTACTTCTCCCACCTCCGTCGATTCATCCGTGAGGTGGACGTGACCCTCCTTCCCGGTATACGCGCGCTTGTCGGTGAACTCCAGGCGGACGAAGACACAGTGGTGGGACTTCTTACCGGCAACTTCATAGAAGGGGCGCGCATCAAGCTCGGGGTGTTCGACCTGTTTTCGAGCTTCACGATGGGCGTGTACGGCGACGATGCCGAGGTCCGCAACGAGATGCCCGCGATCGCCCGCGAAAAGATCCGCGCCCTTTCGGGGGACGCGCCCGGATTCGATGAGATGCTCGTTATCGGCGATACCGTGCACGATGTCGAATGCGGAAAGCACTCCGGCGCGCTTACCCTTGCGGTCGGCACGGGATGGACGCCGCCCGAAGAGCTGCGCGCCCGTACGCCGGACCTCTACTTCGACACGCTCGAGGACACCCCGACCGTGCTCGCCGGTATCCGCGCGCTTTTCCGCGACGTGGAGGGCGAACGCGCCTCCTGACAGTTATTTCTTTTCCGGCTCCCGGGGTGTCCATTCCACGGCGGCTCCCGTGGGAAATTCTTCCGGCAACAGGTCCGGGAGGTTTCTTCGCAGCACCTCGAAATCCCCGCACCCAGAGAGAGCCCGGATCACGCATTTCAGCGGTTCGATCCAGATTCCGGGAAGGTCCGCCTCGCCCGCAGCCTCGGGAATAAAAGCAAGTCGTTCACGCGGGGGATCAAAATGCGCTTCGACGCCCGGCTTGTTGCCCCGCGCGTCCATCCTGTACCATCCGAATCCATCCAGAAAGACCGCGTTGAGGCCGTGAAGACAGAACGGTTTCGCGGATTCGTCAAGCGCCAGGCGCTGATAGCACAGTCCGGCGGGTATGCCATTCGCGCGCAGGAGCGCGGCGAGCAGGTGGCTTTTTGCATAACAATACCCGGTACGGTGAGCCAGCACGTCCGATGCGCGCAGGGTCACCGGGTTCATGCGGTGATCCCAGCTGTGCCGGATTTCGTCCCTTACGAACACGAAGCAGCGCCGCGCG contains:
- a CDS encoding HAD family hydrolase produces the protein MWGLMRWKHGLDEGRTRIMRCLKSSGGTDIKAILFDIDGTILRCQGAGKRSLERAALEVFGTTGAMDTVHFQGKTDPWIIYASLEPAGFAREEIAGRMEALKERYFSHLRRFIREVDVTLLPGIRALVGELQADEDTVVGLLTGNFIEGARIKLGVFDLFSSFTMGVYGDDAEVRNEMPAIAREKIRALSGDAPGFDEMLVIGDTVHDVECGKHSGALTLAVGTGWTPPEELRARTPDLYFDTLEDTPTVLAGIRALFRDVEGERAS
- a CDS encoding transglutaminase family protein; the encoded protein is MEHYLHASAIINFDAPAVLACARELARGNAGAIEIARRCFVFVRDEIRHSWDHRMNPVTLRASDVLAHRTGYCYAKSHLLAALLRANGIPAGLCYQRLALDESAKPFCLHGLNAVFLDGFGWYRMDARGNKPGVEAHFDPPRERLAFIPEAAGEADLPGIWIEPLKCVIRALSGCGDFEVLRRNLPDLLPEEFPTGAAVEWTPREPEKK
- a CDS encoding S1 RNA-binding domain-containing protein, which encodes MHMATVESVRPNGLFVRLANGMSGYVPREECAVKKGTDLQTVYSAGKEIKIAVKSIDRENKKLKASELDAIKKEERQDYERFMKDTSAPADANMSPFGRLIKQRFEEIQKKAPGADNT
- a CDS encoding fused response regulator/phosphatase — encoded protein: MPLNHNNPATEGRSVLVIDDSRLSRAIVKGTLSKLNMRIVEATDGVEGLRALEKEPFDLVLVDIVMPNMDGFGFLQAFKARETADFIPVILMTGSDDLNSKIKGLTVGADDFLLKPLNEKELIARVNSLLRLKSAHDELYLKNMQIERELEYAKRLQQYIIPRDFSAIPRPAISGRYLPIANIGGDLFDCYQLPGGGVGLVIADVTGHGIPAALVMSMSKTLFSVYAMGYRSTKELLSRVNNEMREFLMDTHYLTAFYLIYDPSDETIRFTNAGHARPLYFRRRTGKVIALDTDGLFLGISEKDTYGEKALRVEEGDTMILYTDGITELRNRKDEYFGESRLATFLRQNAAIPGEEFCDKLLAELNAFAPLDERADDIAFLCVNF